A single Nostoc sp. PCC 7107 DNA region contains:
- a CDS encoding aldehyde dehydrogenase family protein — protein sequence MTKPIEVRNPRTGKYDYVIIPPPPKLLAQQCNRARRAQVRWQKLGIEGRVAALKEWKQAILAGREKLTDALVNDTGRLSISVMEIDSFLSSIDRWCGLAPDLLQDSAKNTSIPFIALQQTSTPYPVVGVISPWNFPLLLSTIDSIPALLAGCAVVVKPSEIAPRFIAPLIAAINQVPALRDVFSFVEGAGETGAALIENVDLVCFTGSVATGRKVAEAAAQRFIPAFLELGGKDPAIVLESADLELATSAILWGSVVNTGQSCLSIERIYVAESILEKFYHQLVAKAHRLQLAHPTVESGEIGPIIAERQAGIINEHLADAVEKGAVIHCGGKVEELGGGWWCRPTVLTHVNHTMKVMTEETFGPIMPIMPFTTVEEAVNLANDSIYGLSAAVFAETETEAITVAQQIDAGAISINDAALTAIMHEGEKNAFKFSGLGGSRMGTAALKRFLRKKAFLIKTNSNQDPWWFDHKV from the coding sequence ATGACAAAACCAATCGAAGTCCGTAACCCGCGAACGGGAAAATATGATTATGTAATTATCCCACCGCCGCCGAAACTGCTGGCGCAGCAATGTAACCGGGCGCGAAGGGCGCAAGTGCGTTGGCAAAAATTGGGCATAGAAGGAAGAGTTGCAGCTTTAAAAGAGTGGAAGCAAGCAATCTTGGCTGGACGGGAAAAACTCACAGATGCTTTGGTCAATGATACAGGTAGATTATCTATCTCGGTGATGGAAATCGACTCATTCCTTTCTAGCATCGATCGCTGGTGTGGATTAGCGCCAGACTTATTACAAGATTCTGCCAAAAATACATCAATTCCCTTTATCGCCCTACAACAAACATCAACGCCTTACCCTGTAGTTGGGGTAATTAGTCCCTGGAATTTTCCTTTGTTGCTGTCTACTATAGATAGTATTCCCGCACTGCTGGCGGGTTGTGCTGTGGTTGTCAAACCCAGTGAAATTGCACCGCGTTTCATCGCCCCACTTATTGCTGCAATTAATCAAGTTCCCGCCTTGCGTGATGTTTTCAGTTTTGTGGAAGGCGCGGGAGAAACTGGAGCGGCTTTAATTGAGAATGTAGATTTAGTTTGTTTTACAGGTAGTGTCGCCACTGGACGCAAAGTTGCAGAAGCCGCCGCACAAAGATTTATCCCCGCTTTTTTGGAATTGGGCGGGAAAGATCCGGCGATCGTGTTGGAATCTGCCGATTTAGAATTAGCCACATCAGCGATTTTATGGGGTTCCGTCGTCAACACCGGACAATCATGTTTATCAATTGAGCGTATTTACGTCGCCGAATCTATCTTGGAAAAGTTTTATCATCAGTTAGTAGCGAAAGCGCATCGCCTACAACTAGCCCATCCGACAGTTGAAAGTGGCGAAATCGGCCCGATTATTGCCGAAAGACAAGCTGGGATAATTAACGAACATCTCGCCGATGCGGTAGAAAAAGGTGCGGTGATACATTGCGGCGGTAAAGTTGAAGAGTTAGGCGGTGGTTGGTGGTGTCGTCCCACAGTGCTAACTCATGTTAACCATACAATGAAAGTCATGACGGAAGAGACATTTGGCCCTATCATGCCAATCATGCCTTTTACCACAGTTGAGGAAGCAGTAAATTTAGCGAACGATTCAATTTATGGACTGAGTGCGGCGGTGTTTGCAGAAACTGAAACTGAAGCTATCACAGTTGCCCAACAAATTGATGCAGGTGCTATCAGTATTAATGATGCCGCCCTCACCGCCATTATGCACGAAGGCGAAAAAAACGCTTTCAAATTCTCCGGTTTAGGCGGTTCACGTATGGGTACAGCCGCCCTCAAACGGTTCTTGCGTAAAAAAGCGTTTTTGATTAAAACCAATTCAAATCAAGACCCTTGGTGGTTTGATCATAAAGTGTAG